Proteins from a single region of Chryseobacterium sp. T16E-39:
- a CDS encoding low affinity iron permease family protein, translating into MINKKNFFDQFADKAVWFTGSGGAFIGASVLVIIWAAVGPIFNFSEVWQMVINTGTTIITFLMVFLIQKAQNKDSKAIQIKLNELIAAHEHASNRIVDIEDLTEDELDQLHTFYEKLGKLPRKEAISESPRSIDKNPCNHRYK; encoded by the coding sequence ATGATTAACAAAAAGAATTTTTTTGACCAATTTGCAGATAAAGCAGTTTGGTTTACTGGTAGTGGAGGCGCATTTATTGGAGCAAGTGTACTCGTCATTATATGGGCTGCAGTGGGTCCCATATTCAATTTTTCTGAAGTATGGCAAATGGTTATCAATACCGGAACAACAATTATCACCTTTTTAATGGTTTTTTTAATTCAGAAAGCTCAGAATAAAGATTCAAAAGCGATTCAGATAAAATTAAACGAATTGATTGCCGCTCATGAACACGCCAGCAACAGAATTGTAGATATAGAAGACCTTACAGAGGATGAATTAGATCAACTGCATACATTTTATGAGAAACTGGGAAAATTACCAAGGAAAGAAGCAATATCAGAAAGTCCCCGTTCTATTGACAAAAACCCATGTAATCATCGGTATAAATAA
- a CDS encoding helix-turn-helix domain-containing protein, giving the protein MNAIQSVSAFHHLLSLPEPKHPLVSVINLSHTIFLEDEIWKGFVNRFYCVALKREAKGKIKYGQQHYDYDKGVLSFTAPNQVQYLDLQNMECGSGYLLIFHPDFLLKHPLASTITGYGFFSYAVNEALHLSADEENDLIEILQKIDKECQHIDRHTQEIILSQIDLLLNYSNRFYERQFITRRNSNHQLLIKFERFVNDYFDHEQSADQGLLTVHLIAEAMNLSPNYLSDLLRIHTGQNTQQHIHEKLIAKAKEKLSTTNLSVSEIAYTLGFEHPQSFSTLFKKKTNMAPMEFRTSFGMG; this is encoded by the coding sequence ATGAATGCTATTCAATCGGTTTCAGCTTTTCATCACTTATTATCCTTACCGGAACCTAAACATCCACTGGTAAGTGTTATTAATCTGTCTCACACCATCTTTCTGGAGGACGAAATATGGAAAGGCTTTGTGAACAGGTTCTATTGTGTCGCCTTAAAAAGAGAAGCAAAAGGTAAGATCAAATATGGTCAACAGCATTATGATTACGATAAGGGAGTACTAAGCTTTACTGCACCTAACCAGGTGCAGTACTTAGACTTACAGAACATGGAATGTGGATCGGGATATTTGCTTATTTTTCATCCGGACTTTTTATTAAAACATCCTTTAGCATCTACGATCACCGGTTATGGTTTTTTCTCTTATGCTGTGAATGAAGCTTTACATTTATCTGCAGATGAGGAAAATGATCTGATTGAGATACTCCAAAAAATAGATAAAGAATGTCAGCATATTGATCGACACACCCAGGAGATCATTTTATCTCAGATCGATCTTTTGCTTAATTACTCCAACCGTTTTTACGAACGACAGTTTATTACCCGTAGAAACAGCAATCATCAGCTTCTTATCAAATTCGAACGTTTCGTGAATGATTATTTTGATCATGAGCAATCTGCAGATCAGGGTTTATTAACGGTTCATCTTATTGCTGAAGCAATGAATCTGTCTCCCAATTATCTCAGTGATCTCCTTAGAATCCATACCGGGCAGAACACCCAACAGCATATCCATGAAAAACTAATCGCAAAAGCTAAAGAAAAGCTGTCGACCACCAATCTGTCGGTCAGTGAAATTGCCTATACATTAGGCTTTGAACATCCACAGTCTTTCAGTACCCTTTTTAAAAAGAAAACAAATATGGCTCCGATGGAATTCAGAACTTCTTTTGGAATGGGATAA
- a CDS encoding winged helix-turn-helix transcriptional regulator — protein MKDTENELLPNREECAGSLKNILDALYVLNGKWKLALILSLVRSSKRFNEIQHEVTGISSKVLDKELKTLELNGFITRNVFPTKPITIIYEATEYSRTLKGVMSELSAWGYQHREKIKESMRKQAS, from the coding sequence ATGAAAGACACAGAAAATGAGCTTCTTCCAAACAGAGAAGAATGTGCAGGCTCACTCAAAAACATTCTTGATGCACTGTATGTATTGAATGGAAAGTGGAAGTTAGCTTTAATACTTTCTTTGGTTCGATCTTCCAAACGATTCAATGAGATCCAGCATGAAGTTACAGGCATATCCTCAAAGGTATTGGATAAAGAACTGAAAACTTTGGAACTGAATGGTTTTATTACCCGAAACGTATTCCCAACCAAACCTATAACCATTATTTATGAAGCAACCGAGTATAGTAGAACTTTAAAAGGAGTTATGTCTGAATTAAGTGCGTGGGGCTATCAGCATAGGGAAAAAATTAAAGAAAGCATGAGAAAGCAAGCTAGTTGA
- a CDS encoding aldo/keto reductase, translating to MKMNTKPLGSQGLVVPAIGLGCMGMTGFEEGNMYGEADEKEAIATIHRSLELGGNFLDTADLYGPFKNEQLIAKAIENNRDQYIIATKFGWEIDDQNRVTWAINGKKDYVKKSVERSLKNLKTDYIDLYYMHRLDKNTPIEETVGAMSELVQEGKVKYIGLSEVSSETVKRAHTVHPITAVQSEYSLFERTVEERGVIKTLQELEVGFVPYSPLGRGFLSGQIRTIDDLPENDFRRGIPRFQEAYFYKNIELVDAIEAMSKEKKITSSQLALAWIISKGFIPIPGTKRRKYLEQNMDAAHIQLTESEVLKLESIIPLGTDTGAQYDEFSMGLLD from the coding sequence ATGAAAATGAATACAAAACCATTAGGAAGTCAGGGACTGGTAGTTCCGGCTATAGGATTAGGATGTATGGGAATGACAGGCTTTGAAGAAGGCAATATGTATGGTGAAGCAGATGAAAAAGAAGCGATTGCCACCATTCACAGGTCTCTGGAATTAGGGGGTAATTTTCTTGATACAGCAGATCTCTACGGTCCTTTTAAAAATGAACAGCTTATTGCCAAAGCCATAGAAAATAATCGGGATCAATATATCATCGCTACTAAATTTGGTTGGGAGATTGATGACCAGAATAGGGTTACCTGGGCAATCAATGGGAAAAAGGATTATGTGAAAAAATCGGTTGAACGCTCATTAAAAAACTTAAAGACGGACTATATTGATCTTTATTATATGCACCGACTGGATAAAAATACACCGATAGAGGAAACGGTTGGAGCGATGAGCGAATTGGTACAGGAGGGAAAAGTAAAATATATTGGACTATCAGAAGTATCTTCAGAAACCGTAAAAAGAGCCCACACCGTTCATCCCATTACAGCTGTACAAAGTGAATATTCATTATTTGAGCGTACGGTAGAAGAAAGAGGAGTGATTAAAACATTACAGGAGCTGGAAGTAGGGTTTGTACCTTATTCCCCTTTAGGACGTGGCTTTTTATCCGGACAAATCCGGACCATTGATGATTTGCCTGAAAATGACTTCCGACGTGGGATTCCTCGTTTTCAGGAAGCCTATTTTTATAAAAACATTGAACTGGTCGATGCTATTGAAGCAATGTCAAAAGAAAAAAAAATTACGTCTTCCCAATTGGCATTGGCCTGGATCATCAGTAAAGGATTTATACCTATTCCAGGAACAAAACGTAGAAAATATCTGGAACAGAATATGGATGCTGCTCATATCCAATTGACCGAATCAGAGGTTTTAAAGCTGGAAAGCATCATCCCTTTAGGCACCGATACAGGCGCTCAATATGATGAATTCAGTATGGGGCTTTTAGATTAA
- a CDS encoding ferritin-like domain-containing protein: MATSTKSTGRKTTSPKAKSTSSPVKKTSATKTPARKVLAKKDAAKELIDLFEDGLKDIYWAEKALTKALPKMEKNAEDKKLKSAIANHLAETQNHVTRLEQCFSALGKKAQAKKCDAMQGLLDEGKSIMEETQPGAVRDAGIIAASQKVEHYEIATYGTLAAYAKVLKQNQCLKILLKTLEEEKKCNDLLTGIADTALNKRAMK; encoded by the coding sequence ATGGCAACGAGTACAAAATCGACAGGAAGAAAAACAACTTCTCCTAAAGCTAAATCAACTTCAAGTCCGGTTAAGAAAACTTCTGCGACTAAGACTCCGGCAAGAAAAGTTCTTGCTAAAAAAGATGCAGCCAAAGAGCTTATCGACCTTTTTGAAGATGGATTAAAAGATATTTATTGGGCAGAAAAGGCACTGACAAAAGCATTGCCAAAAATGGAGAAAAATGCAGAAGATAAGAAGTTAAAAAGTGCCATCGCAAATCATCTTGCTGAAACCCAAAATCATGTAACAAGGCTTGAACAATGTTTTTCGGCTTTAGGCAAAAAAGCCCAGGCTAAAAAATGTGATGCGATGCAGGGATTACTGGACGAAGGCAAAAGTATTATGGAAGAAACCCAGCCAGGTGCTGTACGTGACGCAGGTATTATTGCAGCTTCTCAAAAGGTAGAACATTATGAAATAGCGACTTATGGCACATTAGCTGCTTACGCTAAAGTGCTGAAACAAAACCAGTGTCTTAAAATCCTATTGAAAACGTTGGAAGAAGAGAAAAAATGTAATGATCTTTTGACGGGCATTGCGGATACTGCTCTGAATAAAAGAGCCATGAAATAA
- a CDS encoding aldo/keto reductase yields MEKRIIKNTDLSIAPINFGGNVFGWTLDEQQSFNILDQFVAGGFNFIDTADTYSWWVNGKGGQSEEIIGKWLKSRGNRNDLVIATKVGSETKEHDFDISKKHILKSVDESLKRLQIDHIDLYYTHFDDHKTPVEETLAAYDEIIKAGKVRYIAASNLSPERLTASFEASEKNGLPKYVALQPHYNLLERENFEKNYAPIVEKHDLSVFPYWSLAAGFLTGKYRSEADLSKSARGEGARKYLNEKGERVLKALDQISEKHQANPASVALAWLLANPLITAPIVSATTESQLQTLFKSTELQLNNDDISLLNEASK; encoded by the coding sequence ATGGAAAAAAGAATCATAAAAAACACAGATCTATCGATCGCACCGATCAATTTTGGAGGTAACGTTTTTGGATGGACATTGGATGAACAGCAGTCATTTAATATACTGGACCAATTTGTCGCAGGAGGCTTCAATTTTATTGATACCGCTGATACTTATTCATGGTGGGTAAACGGAAAAGGAGGACAATCTGAAGAGATTATCGGAAAATGGTTAAAGAGCCGTGGTAACAGAAATGACCTCGTTATTGCAACCAAAGTAGGATCAGAAACCAAAGAACACGATTTTGATATCAGTAAAAAACATATCCTCAAATCCGTTGATGAATCCTTAAAAAGACTTCAGATTGATCATATCGATCTTTATTACACGCATTTTGACGATCATAAAACACCGGTTGAGGAAACCCTGGCAGCGTATGATGAAATCATTAAGGCCGGAAAAGTTCGCTACATTGCCGCTTCCAATTTATCTCCGGAACGGTTGACTGCATCTTTCGAAGCTTCAGAAAAAAATGGTCTACCCAAATACGTGGCTTTGCAGCCCCATTATAATCTATTGGAACGTGAAAATTTTGAAAAAAACTATGCTCCAATAGTTGAAAAACATGATCTGAGTGTTTTCCCATACTGGTCTTTAGCAGCAGGTTTCTTAACCGGAAAATACCGCAGTGAAGCAGATCTTTCTAAAAGCGCAAGGGGAGAAGGTGCCCGCAAATATCTGAATGAAAAAGGGGAGCGTGTACTAAAAGCATTGGATCAGATAAGCGAAAAGCATCAGGCAAATCCTGCTTCCGTAGCATTAGCTTGGTTGTTAGCCAACCCACTTATTACCGCACCTATCGTAAGTGCTACCACTGAGTCTCAATTGCAGACCTTATTTAAATCCACTGAACTACAGTTGAATAATGATGATATCAGTCTTTTGAACGAAGCAAGTAAGTAA
- a CDS encoding FMN-dependent NADH-azoreductase, translating to MKNILHLKSSLQGKDSYSIQLGNSIVEKVQEKYPENRLEELNLVDIEIPHLSPQLLRTFFTPGDKLSAEQKESIRLSDELVKQLLATDIIVIGAPLINFTIHSSLKALIDHITRAGITFGYGENGPIGKVTGKKVYVAMSSGGIYSEGPGKANDFVAPYLTAFLGFLGMTDLSVFRAEGLKVPGVQEYAMEKAVESIVID from the coding sequence ATGAAAAACATCCTTCATCTAAAGTCGAGCCTTCAGGGTAAAGACTCTTATAGTATTCAATTAGGTAACAGTATCGTTGAGAAAGTCCAGGAAAAATATCCTGAGAATAGATTGGAAGAATTAAATCTGGTGGATATTGAAATTCCACATTTAAGTCCTCAACTTCTCCGTACATTCTTTACACCCGGTGATAAGTTATCGGCAGAACAAAAAGAATCTATCCGTCTTTCTGACGAGCTGGTGAAACAGTTATTGGCTACTGATATTATTGTTATTGGTGCACCCCTGATTAACTTTACCATTCACTCTTCTCTGAAAGCGTTGATTGATCACATAACAAGAGCGGGAATAACTTTTGGTTATGGAGAAAATGGTCCGATTGGAAAAGTGACAGGAAAAAAAGTATATGTTGCAATGTCTTCAGGAGGTATTTATTCTGAAGGACCGGGGAAAGCGAATGACTTTGTTGCTCCTTATCTGACTGCTTTTCTTGGTTTTTTAGGAATGACAGATCTTAGTGTCTTCCGTGCTGAAGGTTTAAAAGTGCCCGGGGTTCAGGAATATGCAATGGAGAAGGCAGTCGAAAGCATTGTGATCGACTAA